In Deferribacteraceae bacterium V6Fe1, one genomic interval encodes:
- a CDS encoding rod-binding protein: protein MIKNIGSPNIKIADTQTKRLEKACEEFEALFYNIIMKTGRQGSYESDFIKKSEGEKTFTEMFDFEVSKAAAKNSSGGIKEMLLSFFKENYSQSEGKKYSLLSENVAKTAKNSLKIMA from the coding sequence ATGATTAAAAATATAGGTAGCCCAAATATAAAGATAGCAGACACTCAAACCAAAAGGCTCGAAAAGGCGTGTGAAGAGTTTGAGGCACTGTTTTACAATATAATTATGAAAACAGGCAGGCAGGGGAGTTATGAGTCGGATTTTATAAAGAAGTCTGAAGGTGAAAAAACATTTACTGAGATGTTTGACTTTGAAGTTTCTAAGGCTGCAGCTAAAAATTCCTCAGGCGGTATTAAAGAGATGCTTTTATCCTTTTTTAAGGAAAATTATTCTCAGAGTGAAGGAAAAAAATACTCTTTGCTTTCAGAAAATGTGGCAAAAACGGCTAAAAATAGCCTGAAAATTATGGCATGA
- a CDS encoding CcmD family protein — MKNFWYLFSAYAVIWVLIFSYILKLNSKIKELSQKVDRLTSKE, encoded by the coding sequence ATGAAAAATTTCTGGTATTTATTCTCTGCTTATGCTGTCATATGGGTATTGATATTTTCTTACATACTTAAGCTTAACAGTAAAATCAAGGAGCTTAGCCAGAAAGTGGACAGGTTAACCTCTAAGGAATAG
- the fliW gene encoding flagellar assembly protein FliW: MSAQKVLKKEENMEKKVLNSPKLGKFEYTEDDLVTMVSPILGFNELSDFLFISSEEFYPFSYFQSVQDENVTFILADIKTFFPDYSPKFNKRDYKVLQIEKDEEMALFGLVVVKDDPQNATINLKAPVVINTNKKLAKQIILEDDIYKVKTPLFSK; this comes from the coding sequence ATGAGTGCACAAAAAGTTTTGAAAAAAGAGGAAAATATGGAGAAAAAAGTTTTGAATTCACCTAAACTTGGCAAGTTTGAGTATACCGAAGATGATTTGGTGACTATGGTATCACCTATCTTGGGATTTAATGAGCTGTCAGACTTTTTGTTTATCTCTTCGGAAGAGTTTTATCCTTTTTCTTACTTCCAGTCAGTTCAAGATGAAAATGTTACTTTCATACTTGCAGACATAAAAACATTTTTCCCTGATTATTCTCCAAAGTTTAATAAAAGGGATTACAAAGTATTACAGATTGAAAAAGACGAAGAGATGGCACTTTTCGGACTTGTAGTGGTTAAGGATGACCCTCAAAATGCCACAATTAACTTAAAAGCCCCTGTAGTGATAAACACTAATAAAAAACTTGCAAAACAGATAATTTTAGAAGATGATATTTATAAAGTGAAGACGCCGCTCTTTAGCAAATAG
- the flgM gene encoding flagellar biosynthesis anti-sigma factor FlgM yields MRIEDKINIAYENLGKAVKKDSEQAKPSGKERTAKDKVELSSSGKVDSLVSKVKSAPEVRAEKVSEIKKQIETGTYDFSGRKVVEKIVNTAVDDLF; encoded by the coding sequence ATGAGAATTGAAGACAAAATTAACATTGCTTATGAAAATTTGGGGAAAGCTGTCAAAAAGGACAGTGAGCAGGCTAAGCCGAGTGGTAAAGAAAGGACCGCAAAGGATAAGGTCGAGCTGTCTTCTTCAGGCAAGGTTGATAGTCTTGTGTCCAAGGTTAAATCTGCACCGGAAGTAAGAGCTGAGAAGGTTAGTGAGATAAAGAAGCAGATTGAAACCGGTACATATGATTTCTCCGGCAGAAAAGTGGTAGAAAAGATAGTTAATACTGCTGTAGACGACCTGTTTTAA
- the csrA gene encoding carbon storage regulator CsrA — protein sequence MLVLTRKLNESLMIGDDIEIKIVDISSKNVKIGIEAPKNVQVFRKEIYDEIKQENIEAINRDVVSLIDFMKKKK from the coding sequence ATGTTAGTTTTAACGAGAAAGCTTAATGAAAGCCTGATGATTGGGGACGATATAGAAATAAAGATTGTGGATATATCGAGTAAAAATGTGAAGATAGGAATAGAAGCCCCAAAAAATGTGCAGGTATTCAGAAAGGAAATTTATGACGAAATTAAGCAGGAAAATATTGAGGCCATCAACAGGGATGTGGTGTCACTGATAGATTTTATGAAAAAGAAGAAGTGA
- the flgN gene encoding flagellar export chaperone FlgN yields the protein METIQNLIGVLKSQLNLLEELNSIIEKEKYYITHWDIDKVIEVAKQKDTVIYKDRVLDEAKDKYIKKYCNLNGLVGNNLNDIIDHLSDSPEKQELMDLKKRLTELAAKTHNENLAIKVLYSTNLRLISDFFDKIGISTGHSYSSSGAKAAKLASFTRSA from the coding sequence ATGGAAACAATCCAGAACCTTATAGGTGTGCTTAAAAGTCAACTGAATCTGCTGGAAGAGCTTAACTCTATAATAGAGAAAGAGAAATATTATATAACTCATTGGGACATAGACAAGGTTATTGAGGTTGCAAAGCAAAAGGATACTGTTATTTACAAAGACAGGGTTTTGGATGAAGCCAAAGATAAGTATATTAAAAAGTATTGCAATCTAAATGGCTTGGTTGGGAATAATCTTAATGACATTATAGATCACCTTTCAGATTCTCCTGAGAAACAGGAATTAATGGATTTGAAAAAAAGACTTACAGAGCTTGCGGCTAAAACTCACAATGAAAATCTTGCCATTAAAGTCCTTTACTCTACAAATCTTAGGCTTATATCAGATTTTTTTGATAAAATAGGAATTTCTACCGGGCATTCTTACAGCAGTAGCGGGGCAAAGGCAGCCAAATTAGCTTCTTTCACAAGAAGTGCATAA
- a CDS encoding flagellar basal body L-ring protein FlgH encodes MKKGFLIILAVLLIFTGCSKKPKVDSNVSKLSYNEEVAKYNNALKQKQPSPSLWADVGNSGVMFLDYKGRSLGDIIIVKIIESSSATNSNSTKTSKSSAYNSGITNLMGLPLNLGMTNFLKKGNAFDPTVAASTSNSFTGSGAKKKSDSVSATIAARIVDILPSGNLVIEGNREILVDQEKQTISVKGIIRQKDIDANNTVLSTAIADAQITYTGKGVLSDANRKGWLGSVIDWIWPF; translated from the coding sequence ATGAAAAAGGGTTTTTTAATAATATTGGCAGTTTTGCTAATCTTTACAGGTTGTTCAAAGAAACCTAAAGTCGATTCCAATGTTTCAAAATTAAGTTACAATGAAGAGGTCGCAAAATATAATAATGCATTGAAGCAAAAACAGCCATCCCCGTCCTTATGGGCCGATGTTGGTAATTCGGGAGTTATGTTTTTGGATTACAAAGGGCGGTCTCTCGGGGACATAATCATAGTAAAGATTATTGAGTCTTCTTCAGCCACTAATTCTAATTCCACAAAAACAAGCAAATCATCTGCATATAACAGCGGTATTACAAATTTAATGGGGCTCCCTTTGAATTTGGGTATGACAAATTTTTTAAAGAAAGGGAATGCATTTGACCCAACCGTAGCAGCAAGCACATCCAACTCTTTTACGGGTTCGGGTGCAAAGAAAAAATCTGACTCGGTATCGGCTACAATTGCTGCAAGAATCGTAGATATTTTACCTTCCGGAAACCTTGTGATTGAGGGGAATAGGGAGATACTTGTTGATCAGGAAAAGCAGACTATCTCTGTAAAAGGTATAATTAGACAAAAAGATATAGATGCAAACAATACGGTACTTTCCACTGCAATAGCCGACGCTCAGATTACATATACCGGAAAAGGTGTATTAAGTGATGCCAATAGGAAAGGGTGGCTTGGCAGCGTAATAGACTGGATATGGCCGTTTTAA
- the flgF gene encoding flagellar basal-body rod protein FlgF, producing MLNGLYVAASGMLQMEKKLDVLSNNLSNINTAGYKMDTPTFESYLKKEEDFPQDIIRQSKYNQTINAVSRLAEVATDFSSGNIRQTGNPFDLALSNPDAFFAVDTPFGIKFTKAGNFKIDNDGYLVTQQGYRVLSRNVENNEGIRIPNGNVSILGNGQITVDGTVVDNLYVVEFEDKSKLQKTGYNLFTAIDTLPEESENPRVMQGYLEESNINPVREMVNMISTHRAFETYQRVIRTMDTLNERAANELGKIA from the coding sequence ATGCTTAACGGGCTCTATGTGGCAGCAAGCGGGATGCTTCAAATGGAGAAAAAGCTTGATGTTTTAAGTAACAATTTGTCCAACATAAATACAGCTGGTTACAAAATGGATACTCCTACTTTTGAGAGTTATCTGAAAAAAGAAGAAGATTTTCCTCAAGATATTATCAGGCAGAGCAAATATAATCAGACAATTAATGCAGTATCAAGGCTTGCAGAGGTAGCAACCGATTTTTCTTCAGGCAACATAAGGCAGACAGGGAATCCTTTTGACTTGGCACTTAGCAATCCTGATGCTTTTTTTGCTGTTGATACGCCTTTTGGAATAAAATTTACTAAAGCCGGCAATTTTAAAATTGATAATGATGGTTACCTTGTTACTCAGCAAGGGTATAGGGTATTATCAAGAAATGTTGAAAATAATGAAGGGATAAGAATTCCAAACGGAAACGTTTCGATTTTGGGGAATGGTCAGATTACGGTGGACGGCACGGTAGTAGATAATCTTTATGTGGTAGAATTTGAGGATAAGTCAAAGCTTCAAAAGACAGGATATAACCTTTTTACTGCGATAGATACCTTGCCGGAAGAATCTGAAAACCCTCGTGTAATGCAGGGGTATTTGGAGGAAAGTAACATAAACCCGGTCAGGGAGATGGTTAACATGATAAGCACACACAGAGCTTTTGAGACATATCAGAGAGTTATCAGGACAATGGACACCCTCAATGAGAGGGCGGCAAACGAATTGGGAAAAATAGCTTAA
- a CDS encoding flagellar basal body P-ring protein FlgI: protein MKKYIIIIMMLLTASFLEASVKIRDIATIDGIRDNQLIGYGLVVGLNGTGDKSGTEFTIQSLVNMLDRMGITVDKAKVSVKNVAAVMVTAKLSPFAGTGTKVDVVVSSIGDAKSLEGGTLLLTPLSAPNGQIYAVAQGPISVGGMNVSAGGAGAVKNHPTVGRIPNGALIEKEIPFNLSSDYLSLSFSNLSISNIVQAKNTINRYFGEDIAVIANPTTIKIIVPQEFKNNYYEFVNKVISLEIQPETFAKVVVDERTGTIVMGSDVRISTVAVSHGNLTIKITNTVEVSQPAPFSEGQTVVTNNQEVQVEEEDAKLMMIPEGVKISDLVKALNAIKVSPRDLIAVLQAIKAAGALQGELEVI, encoded by the coding sequence ATGAAAAAATATATAATTATTATCATGATGTTACTTACAGCATCCTTTTTGGAGGCAAGTGTAAAAATTAGGGACATTGCAACTATAGATGGAATAAGGGACAATCAGCTTATTGGGTATGGTTTAGTTGTCGGATTGAACGGTACAGGTGACAAGTCAGGGACTGAGTTTACCATACAATCGTTGGTTAATATGCTTGATAGAATGGGTATAACCGTAGATAAGGCTAAAGTCAGCGTTAAAAATGTCGCTGCAGTTATGGTGACAGCAAAATTATCTCCATTTGCCGGGACCGGTACAAAAGTGGATGTGGTCGTTTCCTCAATTGGGGATGCTAAAAGCCTCGAAGGTGGAACACTCCTTTTGACACCGCTTTCTGCTCCAAACGGTCAGATTTATGCTGTGGCTCAAGGACCAATTTCAGTAGGTGGGATGAATGTCTCTGCGGGTGGTGCAGGTGCAGTAAAGAATCATCCGACAGTTGGCAGGATACCAAACGGTGCATTAATAGAAAAAGAGATACCGTTTAATTTGAGCAGTGATTATTTGAGCTTGAGTTTTAGCAATTTGAGTATTTCAAATATAGTGCAGGCAAAAAATACCATAAACAGATATTTTGGTGAAGACATAGCTGTCATTGCAAATCCTACGACAATAAAGATTATTGTTCCTCAAGAATTTAAAAATAATTATTATGAGTTTGTTAACAAAGTGATTAGCCTTGAAATTCAGCCTGAAACATTTGCTAAAGTGGTAGTGGATGAAAGGACAGGGACTATTGTTATGGGCTCTGATGTTAGGATTTCAACTGTTGCGGTGTCTCATGGTAACTTGACAATAAAGATAACAAATACTGTCGAAGTTTCTCAGCCGGCACCATTTTCAGAAGGGCAGACGGTAGTAACAAATAATCAAGAAGTCCAAGTTGAAGAAGAGGATGCAAAATTAATGATGATACCCGAAGGTGTAAAAATTAGTGACCTTGTGAAGGCACTTAATGCCATTAAGGTTTCCCCAAGAGATTTAATCGCGGTATTGCAGGCAATTAAAGCAGCAGGTGCTTTGCAAGGTGAGTTGGAGGTAATCTAA
- the flgK gene encoding flagellar hook-associated protein FlgK, translating into MSNIFGTLYTGISGLMTSQAGIDVTGHNIANANTEGYSRQRAVVTTQNPLLVTPGPFGRGSKVEYIERTYDNVLADNLRRETSSLSYWSSLQTSLDEVSIYFNELESGSGLGDALKDYFNAWQSLANTAPDNSDESQVKKIELINKTDILTSKIQESYTQLERLQGTSDFKIEQYVNEINDIAENIRQINIQIGKVEAGENKANDFRDQRELLLNKLSEYVNITTSERDDGQIAVLVGGITLVDSDVINEIYTVKNEDNDNHYDIYWGTKGSNNPLVDITSKIYSGKLAGELKTRDETLTSYKGKLDELAQTLIKETNRIHSTGLGVERFNSITSTNGVQSPTFLFTRDAGKFPYDINEGTFRIAVYNSEGEVSGNFDIDINPEEDNLYSVIEKINQAGATVASGKISAQISSGNTIKITADEGYTFSFVEDTTNFLVASGLYGYFKGSGASDIAVNDFLATNPNFIATAKSTAPGDNSNALELSNLKFSKLVNGNYSIDEFYSVFTTTIAADKNQVNTFYDSKKQSVDQFTMKLEQIKGVSIDEEFTNLIKFQKAYEANARFITAVDQMIDKLINGVGLVGR; encoded by the coding sequence ATGTCCAATATTTTCGGTACTTTATATACCGGTATTTCAGGGCTGATGACATCCCAGGCAGGGATTGATGTAACTGGTCATAATATAGCCAATGCTAATACGGAAGGGTATTCAAGGCAGCGCGCCGTAGTTACGACCCAAAATCCTCTTCTTGTTACCCCAGGACCTTTTGGAAGGGGTTCAAAAGTAGAGTACATAGAAAGGACATATGATAATGTTTTGGCTGACAATTTAAGAAGGGAAACATCATCCCTCAGCTATTGGTCTTCACTTCAAACATCTCTGGATGAAGTGTCTATCTATTTTAATGAGCTTGAAAGTGGTTCTGGCCTTGGAGATGCTTTGAAAGACTATTTTAATGCATGGCAAAGCTTGGCAAATACGGCACCGGATAACTCTGACGAGTCTCAGGTTAAGAAAATTGAACTTATTAACAAAACGGATATTTTAACCAGCAAGATTCAGGAGAGTTATACACAGCTTGAAAGATTGCAAGGCACTTCGGATTTTAAAATTGAGCAGTATGTAAATGAGATTAATGATATAGCTGAAAATATAAGGCAGATAAACATACAGATAGGTAAAGTTGAAGCCGGGGAAAATAAGGCTAACGATTTTCGTGATCAAAGAGAGTTACTTCTTAACAAACTGTCAGAGTATGTCAATATAACCACTTCTGAAAGGGATGACGGGCAGATTGCAGTTTTAGTTGGTGGAATTACTCTGGTGGATTCGGATGTAATTAACGAGATATATACTGTCAAAAATGAAGATAATGACAATCATTACGATATATATTGGGGGACAAAAGGGAGCAATAACCCATTGGTGGATATAACTTCTAAAATATATTCAGGCAAACTTGCCGGAGAATTAAAAACAAGGGATGAAACATTAACTTCTTATAAAGGCAAGCTTGATGAGCTTGCTCAGACCCTTATCAAAGAAACCAACAGAATACATTCTACTGGCCTTGGGGTGGAAAGGTTTAACTCCATAACATCTACAAACGGGGTGCAAAGTCCGACATTTCTTTTTACAAGGGATGCCGGTAAATTCCCTTATGATATAAATGAAGGGACATTTAGAATTGCCGTCTACAATAGTGAAGGTGAAGTATCAGGGAATTTTGATATCGATATCAACCCTGAAGAGGATAATCTTTATTCGGTAATAGAAAAGATTAATCAGGCAGGGGCAACTGTGGCGAGCGGTAAAATTTCCGCACAGATTTCAAGTGGTAATACAATAAAAATTACTGCGGATGAAGGATATACATTTTCATTTGTTGAAGATACGACAAATTTTTTGGTGGCATCAGGCCTTTATGGCTATTTTAAAGGTTCAGGCGCAAGTGATATTGCAGTAAATGATTTTCTTGCTACCAATCCTAATTTTATAGCAACTGCCAAATCTACCGCACCCGGAGATAATTCAAACGCCCTTGAATTATCAAATTTGAAATTTAGTAAGCTTGTAAATGGGAATTATTCCATTGATGAATTTTACTCGGTTTTTACCACAACCATCGCAGCTGATAAAAATCAAGTAAATACATTTTATGACTCAAAAAAACAGTCTGTTGACCAATTCACTATGAAGTTGGAGCAGATAAAAGGTGTCTCCATTGATGAGGAATTTACAAACCTCATAAAGTTTCAAAAAGCTTACGAGGCAAACGCAAGATTCATTACTGCGGTTGACCAGATGATAGACAAGCTTATCAATGGGGTCGGACTTGTTGGCAGATAG
- the flgG gene encoding flagellar basal-body rod protein FlgG: protein MLRALWTAASGMTTQQINIDNIANNLANVNNAGFKKSRVNFQDLLYQELRPAGAITATGISHPTGIQIGLGSNVVATEKIFSQGNFQQTGNMLDIAIEGDGFFQVTLPDGNIGYTRAGSFKLNSDGDIVTPEGYLLEPTINIPENATSISIGTDGTVSVTLPGEAATSEVGNIELARFINPSGLKSIGNNIYLQTGASGEPTTGVPGEDGIGSIAQGVLEMSNVNVVEEMVNMITGQRAYEINSKAIQTGDEMLQIVNNLK, encoded by the coding sequence ATGTTAAGAGCACTTTGGACAGCAGCAAGTGGGATGACTACCCAACAAATTAATATTGATAATATTGCAAATAACTTAGCAAACGTAAATAATGCAGGGTTTAAAAAATCAAGAGTTAACTTTCAGGATTTGCTATATCAGGAGCTTCGTCCCGCTGGCGCAATAACTGCTACGGGCATTTCTCACCCTACGGGGATACAGATAGGTCTTGGTTCAAATGTTGTGGCAACTGAAAAGATATTCAGCCAGGGCAACTTCCAGCAAACAGGTAACATGCTTGATATTGCAATTGAGGGGGACGGTTTTTTTCAGGTTACGCTTCCTGATGGCAATATCGGTTACACAAGAGCAGGTTCATTCAAACTCAACAGCGATGGAGATATAGTTACTCCTGAAGGTTATTTACTTGAGCCAACAATAAATATTCCTGAAAATGCCACAAGTATTTCTATCGGGACTGATGGGACGGTTTCAGTTACTTTACCTGGGGAAGCAGCAACTTCTGAGGTAGGAAATATCGAGCTTGCAAGATTTATAAACCCATCAGGTTTGAAATCTATCGGGAACAATATCTATCTTCAGACAGGTGCTAGCGGTGAGCCTACGACTGGTGTGCCGGGTGAAGACGGTATCGGCAGTATTGCTCAGGGTGTACTTGAAATGAGCAATGTAAATGTGGTGGAAGAGATGGTTAATATGATTACCGGTCAAAGGGCATATGAGATAAACTCCAAGGCGATTCAGACCGGAGACGAGATGCTTCAGATAGTTAATAATTTGAAATAA
- the flgA gene encoding flagellar basal body P-ring formation protein FlgA, with the protein MVRLILIVLLTYSLSFAGTLTVDTDCVYLDEIDKMFEHKPAYCGLEYNESVNIYLTKIAQLTNYDIKLLRQKFPEKIVVTRKGVPIEEKEIFQKLISELNRFEGLKFKVKKINYNKTIFASAKGEFQVRVKEIPFGSTDVYINNGQREYRIYAYVETYKKGFVATSKIDKGAEFKNNYTEQLVNITNIRDMLADDLDEKLAKSTIYAGKPILEKNTYRKPDIFKGEKVKILFRDKFIAVATVGEVLENSYIGEKLQVKNLDSGKILTAVYKGEKTALVVF; encoded by the coding sequence ATGGTTAGACTTATATTAATTGTACTTTTAACTTACAGTTTGAGCTTTGCAGGCACATTAACTGTCGATACCGATTGTGTTTATCTTGACGAAATAGATAAAATGTTTGAACACAAGCCTGCCTATTGCGGGCTTGAATACAATGAAAGTGTCAATATTTATCTTACTAAAATTGCACAATTGACTAATTACGACATAAAACTTCTCAGACAAAAATTTCCTGAGAAAATAGTCGTAACGAGGAAAGGTGTGCCTATTGAAGAGAAAGAGATTTTCCAAAAGCTAATAAGTGAGCTTAACAGATTTGAAGGCTTAAAATTTAAGGTTAAAAAGATAAATTATAACAAAACTATATTTGCAAGTGCGAAAGGAGAATTTCAGGTCAGAGTAAAAGAAATTCCATTCGGGTCGACTGATGTTTATATCAATAACGGACAAAGAGAGTATCGAATTTATGCATATGTTGAGACATACAAAAAAGGTTTTGTGGCGACAAGCAAGATTGATAAAGGGGCAGAATTTAAAAATAACTATACAGAGCAGCTTGTAAATATAACTAATATCAGGGATATGTTGGCAGATGATTTGGATGAAAAGCTTGCCAAATCAACAATCTATGCAGGTAAACCTATTTTGGAAAAAAATACCTACAGAAAGCCCGATATTTTTAAAGGTGAAAAGGTAAAAATATTATTCAGAGATAAATTTATTGCTGTCGCAACTGTAGGGGAAGTACTTGAGAATAGTTATATAGGTGAGAAGTTGCAGGTTAAAAATTTGGATTCAGGAAAAATTCTAACTGCTGTATATAAAGGTGAAAAGACCGCACTTGTAGTATTCTGA